A section of the Anabaena cylindrica PCC 7122 genome encodes:
- the bchH gene encoding magnesium chelatase subunit H: MKRIVLIAGFESFNADLYRDAAFLANSRVKELDIRVFSDRDITTKRNEVKAALQGADVFFGSLIFDYDEVLWLREQIANIPIRLIFESALELMSLTKIGEFAIGDQPKGMPKPVKFILDKFSNGKEEDKLAGYISFLKIGPKLLKFVPVQKVQDLRNWLIIYGYWNAGGSENVASLFLTLAERYLDLRVGDIPPPIETPNMGLLHPDYQGFFTSPKAYLEWYQRGSQESGVRSQEKERNKITQSPIIGILLYRKHVITKLPYILQLIRKFEEAGLTPLPIFINGVEGHVAVRDWMTTDYETQQRQLGNIETPSLSPEAVKVDAVVSTIGFPLVGGPAGSMEAGRQVEVAKRILTAKNVPYIVAAPLLIQDIYSWVRQGVGGLQSVVLYALPELDGAIDTIPLGGLVGEQIYLVPERVQRLINRVKSWVSLRQKSISERKIAIILYGFPPGYGAVGTAALLNVPRSLIKLLHALKEQGYTVGDIPEDGEELIRQIKEADENPNPTLPTSGEEVMSGGARGGSTVNARTLEKWLGYLQTSRIEKQWKYLTGSGIKTYGDEFNIGGVQLGNVWIGVQPPLGIQGDPMRLMFERDLTPHPQYAAYYKWLQNEFKADAVVHFGMHGTVEWLPGSPLGNTGYSWSDILLGNLPNLYIYAANNPSESILAKRRGYGVLISHNVPPYGRAGLYKELVNLRDLIAEYREDPGKNYLLKEGICKKIVDTGLEVDCPFDDAKRLGISFTPENVRMFSNHAFDHYLVKLYEYLQVLENRLFSSGLHTLGEAPNQEELAGYLDAYFGGENEPQRHREHREEEERVITDLLNQSTDELTNLLRGLNGEFIPPAPGGDLLRDGAGVLPTGRNIHALDPYRMPSPAAFERGREIAKKIISQHSNDNQNYPETVAVLLWGLDAIKTKGESLGILLELVGAEPVKEGTGRIVRYDLKPLDQVGHPRIDVLANLSGIFRDSFVNIIELLDDLFQRAADADEPEEMNFIRKHALALKAQGVENSSARLFSNPSGDFGSLVNDRVVDGNWESGEELGDTWESRNVFSYGRQDKGQARPEVLQTLLKTSDRIVQEIDSVEYGLTDIQEYYANTGGLKKAAEKQSGRKVQASFVESFSKDTTPRNLDDLLRMEYRTKLLNPKWADAMANQGSGGAFEISQRMTALIGWGGTADFRDDWVYDQAAETYALDAEMAEKLRKANPEAFRNIVGRMLEASGRSLWQADQEKLDKLRKLYDLTDEELEGVTV; the protein is encoded by the coding sequence ATGAAACGCATCGTCTTGATTGCAGGCTTTGAATCATTTAACGCTGACTTATACCGGGATGCGGCTTTTTTGGCGAATTCGCGGGTGAAAGAGTTGGATATTCGGGTGTTTAGCGATCGCGATATTACCACTAAGCGCAACGAAGTAAAAGCCGCACTCCAAGGTGCAGATGTGTTTTTCGGCAGCTTAATCTTTGACTACGACGAAGTTTTATGGTTACGGGAACAGATCGCTAACATCCCTATCAGGCTTATTTTTGAGTCAGCACTGGAGTTGATGAGTTTAACAAAAATAGGAGAATTTGCGATCGGTGATCAACCGAAAGGAATGCCAAAACCCGTTAAATTCATCCTTGACAAATTCAGCAATGGTAAAGAAGAAGACAAACTCGCAGGTTATATCAGCTTCCTCAAAATCGGCCCCAAACTCCTCAAATTCGTACCCGTCCAAAAAGTCCAAGACTTACGTAACTGGTTAATTATCTACGGTTACTGGAATGCAGGTGGTTCAGAAAATGTCGCCTCTCTATTTTTAACACTTGCGGAAAGATACTTAGATTTAAGAGTCGGTGACATCCCCCCACCCATCGAAACCCCCAATATGGGGTTATTACATCCCGACTATCAAGGGTTTTTTACATCGCCCAAAGCATACTTAGAATGGTATCAAAGAGGGAGTCAGGAGTCAGGAGTCAGGAGTCAGGAGAAAGAAAGGAATAAAATTACCCAGTCCCCAATTATTGGTATTTTACTTTACCGAAAGCACGTTATTACCAAATTACCCTATATTCTCCAACTGATTCGTAAATTTGAGGAAGCGGGTTTAACACCTTTACCCATCTTTATCAACGGTGTAGAAGGACACGTAGCCGTCCGTGATTGGATGACAACCGACTACGAAACCCAACAACGTCAACTCGGTAACATTGAAACCCCTTCCCTTTCCCCAGAAGCCGTGAAAGTAGATGCTGTAGTTTCTACTATCGGATTTCCCTTAGTTGGTGGCCCCGCTGGTTCAATGGAAGCAGGAAGACAGGTAGAAGTTGCTAAACGCATTCTCACAGCTAAAAATGTTCCTTATATTGTCGCTGCACCTTTATTAATTCAAGATATTTATTCTTGGGTACGTCAAGGGGTTGGTGGTTTACAAAGTGTGGTTTTATATGCTTTACCAGAATTAGACGGGGCAATTGATACTATTCCATTGGGTGGTTTAGTAGGTGAACAAATTTATTTAGTTCCCGAACGAGTTCAGCGTTTAATTAATAGAGTCAAAAGCTGGGTTTCACTGCGACAAAAATCCATTTCAGAACGCAAAATAGCAATTATTTTATATGGCTTCCCTCCCGGTTATGGTGCAGTGGGAACGGCTGCATTATTAAATGTTCCTCGCAGTTTAATTAAATTACTTCATGCCCTGAAAGAACAAGGTTATACAGTTGGTGACATTCCTGAAGATGGGGAAGAATTAATTCGCCAAATTAAAGAAGCAGATGAAAACCCCAACCCAACCCTCCCCACAAGCGGAGAGGAAGTCATGTCCGGGGGGGCTAGGGGGGGTTCTACTGTCAATGCTAGAACATTAGAAAAATGGTTAGGATATCTCCAAACATCCAGAATTGAAAAACAATGGAAATATCTCACAGGTAGCGGTATTAAAACCTATGGAGATGAGTTTAATATTGGAGGTGTACAGTTAGGAAATGTGTGGATAGGTGTCCAACCACCGTTAGGAATTCAAGGCGACCCCATGCGGTTAATGTTTGAAAGAGATTTAACGCCTCATCCCCAATATGCAGCTTATTATAAATGGTTACAAAATGAATTTAAAGCTGATGCGGTTGTTCATTTTGGAATGCACGGAACTGTGGAATGGTTGCCCGGTTCACCTTTAGGAAATACTGGTTATTCTTGGTCTGATATTCTCTTAGGAAATCTGCCCAATCTATATATCTATGCTGCTAATAATCCTTCGGAATCAATTTTAGCTAAACGTCGCGGTTATGGGGTGTTAATTTCTCACAATGTCCCGCCTTATGGACGCGCTGGTTTATATAAGGAATTAGTAAATTTACGAGATTTAATTGCTGAATATCGGGAAGATCCAGGAAAGAATTATTTGTTAAAGGAAGGGATTTGTAAGAAAATTGTTGATACTGGTTTGGAGGTGGATTGTCCTTTTGATGATGCGAAAAGGTTGGGGATTTCATTTACACCGGAAAATGTGAGGATGTTTAGTAATCATGCTTTTGACCATTATTTGGTGAAGTTGTATGAATATCTGCAAGTTCTCGAAAATCGTCTTTTTTCTTCTGGGTTACATACTCTAGGTGAAGCACCGAATCAGGAGGAGTTAGCTGGTTATTTGGATGCTTATTTTGGGGGAGAAAACGAACCACAGAGACACAGAGAACACAGAGAGGAAGAAGAACGAGTAATTACAGATTTATTAAATCAATCTACTGATGAGTTAACGAATCTTTTGCGTGGTTTGAATGGTGAGTTTATTCCTCCTGCACCTGGTGGTGATTTGTTAAGGGATGGTGCTGGTGTTTTACCTACGGGTAGAAATATTCATGCTTTAGATCCTTATCGTATGCCTTCTCCTGCTGCTTTTGAACGGGGTAGAGAAATTGCTAAGAAAATTATTTCTCAACATTCAAATGATAATCAGAATTATCCTGAAACTGTGGCAGTTTTGTTATGGGGTTTGGATGCGATTAAAACTAAGGGTGAATCTTTAGGAATTTTGTTGGAATTGGTGGGTGCTGAACCTGTGAAGGAAGGAACGGGAAGAATAGTTAGATATGATTTGAAACCTCTTGATCAAGTTGGTCATCCACGTATTGATGTGTTAGCAAATCTATCGGGTATTTTTCGAGATAGTTTTGTGAATATTATTGAGTTGTTAGATGATTTATTTCAACGTGCTGCTGATGCTGATGAACCGGAGGAAATGAATTTTATCAGAAAACACGCTTTGGCTTTGAAAGCGCAAGGTGTGGAAAATTCTTCAGCGAGGTTGTTTTCTAATCCATCTGGTGATTTTGGTTCTTTGGTTAATGATAGAGTTGTCGATGGTAATTGGGAGTCGGGGGAAGAGTTGGGGGATACTTGGGAAAGCCGCAATGTGTTTAGCTATGGTAGACAGGATAAGGGACAAGCTAGGCCGGAAGTATTGCAGACTTTATTAAAAACAAGCGATCGCATTGTTCAAGAAATAGATTCGGTAGAATATGGTTTAACTGATATTCAGGAATATTATGCGAATACAGGCGGTTTAAAAAAAGCCGCAGAAAAACAAAGTGGTAGGAAGGTACAAGCCAGTTTTGTGGAAAGTTTCTCTAAAGACACCACACCCCGCAATTTGGATGATTTGTTGCGAATGGAATACAGAACCAAGCTGCTAAACCCCAAATGGGCTGACGCAATGGCTAATCAAGGTTCTGGTGGCGCTTTTGAAATCTCTCAACGCATGACAGCTTTAATCGGTTGGGGTGGTACTGCTGATTTTCGAGATGATTGGGTTTATGACCAAGCCGCAGAAACCTATGCTTTAGATGCAGAAATGGCAGAAAAATTACGCAAAGCAAATCCTGAAGCTTTTAGAAATATAGTGGGGAGAATGTTAGAAGCATCAGGACGCAGTTTGTGGCAAGCTGATCAAGAGAAGTTGGATAAACTGCGGAAATTGTATGATTTAACTGATGAAGAATTGGAAGGAGTAACGGTGTAA
- a CDS encoding tetratricopeptide repeat protein: MKSKNPIISNLALKSAILLSPLLISTGFVSGQLQLSAHAQVLSNQEREELTRLRTENRLQKQVQSDFERAFTRTNTLLNIWLTILSLFPVVLIATLWLLRKAIIREIVERAMQQVQGIENLQAQLITVNQDAENLIKISQNLTHELGEGVNNLQQKIQGEENKLSILLSDLPKSKQEFLTALEREVKSAQENISNLEFKLNTQLEQLNLSSQQQKIAIENAKKLEADLVAQFTRLKLELESQKDIAVNDIEQSRSQLISQIHGLGSEALQHKDYTFESISKLQSEFTAELSQFQIDAKNQKDITIEHLENLNNLFKSQIAELQIDALTQKDNVFDSLVNLQLEFSHQLAELQNAAQVHQQQIIENLATSGGEFISQFSDIYTDVQQQQALIQKNLQKLDSELVNQLAELQNAAQVRQQQIIDNLEISGREFTSQFSDIQTDVQENKLIILENLQKLESEFVNQLAELQNTAQVRQQQIIENLEVSGGEFTSQVSEIQTDAKKQKLIILENLKKLEAEFVNQLSDLQLDAQQHKDVILEELKEVKPTPKLETISESEAPQPEVSADDYTKEADMLFSEKRYEDAFAIYEQAVNIKSDDAEIWLKRGIILNRLKRYKEAIASYNQAIKIKPDYHQAWCDIGVACGNLGKHKEAFNCFDKATQIQPDDGVAWLNRGLSLVELERYEDALASFDQALQFQPNSPKILDKRGYTLVRLGRDDEAIADFDKTLEIKSDYPSAYYNKAACYALQREVELALENLQTAIQLKPSYKEDAATDIDFDDIKHEPSFQKLILS; encoded by the coding sequence ATGAAGAGCAAAAACCCCATAATTTCCAATTTAGCTTTAAAAAGCGCAATTTTATTATCACCCTTGCTGATATCTACTGGTTTTGTCAGTGGACAACTCCAACTATCCGCTCATGCTCAAGTACTCTCAAATCAGGAACGGGAAGAATTAACCAGACTGCGAACAGAAAACAGACTTCAAAAGCAAGTACAGTCAGACTTTGAGCGTGCTTTCACTCGCACCAATACCCTGCTCAATATCTGGTTAACTATCTTAAGTTTGTTTCCTGTGGTTTTAATTGCTACATTATGGTTACTACGAAAGGCCATAATTCGAGAAATTGTTGAGCGAGCAATGCAACAAGTACAAGGAATCGAAAATTTGCAAGCTCAATTAATTACAGTTAATCAAGATGCGGAGAACCTGATTAAAATCTCTCAAAATCTTACCCATGAATTAGGAGAGGGAGTTAACAATCTTCAACAAAAAATTCAAGGTGAAGAGAATAAATTATCTATCTTATTATCGGATTTACCAAAATCAAAACAAGAATTTTTAACAGCATTAGAGCGTGAGGTTAAATCTGCTCAAGAAAATATCAGTAATTTAGAATTTAAATTAAATACTCAATTAGAACAATTAAATTTATCTAGTCAACAACAAAAAATTGCCATTGAAAATGCTAAAAAATTAGAAGCTGATTTAGTTGCTCAATTTACTAGACTGAAGTTAGAACTGGAAAGCCAAAAAGATATTGCTGTTAATGATATTGAACAATCCCGTTCTCAGTTGATATCTCAAATTCATGGGTTAGGGTCAGAAGCTTTACAGCATAAAGATTATACTTTTGAAAGTATCTCAAAATTACAGTCAGAATTTACGGCTGAATTATCTCAATTTCAGATAGATGCTAAAAACCAAAAAGATATAACTATAGAGCATTTAGAAAATCTAAATAATTTATTTAAATCACAAATTGCAGAATTACAAATTGATGCTCTAACCCAAAAAGATAATGTCTTTGATAGTTTGGTTAATTTACAATTAGAATTCTCTCACCAACTTGCAGAACTACAGAATGCTGCTCAAGTTCATCAACAGCAAATTATTGAAAATTTAGCAACATCTGGTGGAGAATTTATTTCTCAGTTTTCAGATATTTACACTGATGTTCAACAACAGCAAGCGCTGATTCAGAAAAATTTGCAAAAGTTAGACTCTGAACTTGTAAATCAGCTTGCAGAATTACAAAATGCTGCTCAAGTTCGTCAACAACAAATTATTGATAATTTAGAAATATCTGGTAGAGAATTTACTTCTCAATTCTCAGATATTCAAACTGATGTTCAAGAAAACAAATTGATAATTTTAGAAAACTTACAGAAGTTAGAATCCGAATTTGTTAATCAGCTTGCAGAATTACAGAATACTGCTCAAGTTCGGCAACAGCAAATTATTGAAAATTTAGAAGTATCCGGTGGAGAATTTACTTCTCAGGTTTCAGAAATTCAAACTGATGCTAAAAAACAAAAATTGATAATTCTGGAGAATTTGAAAAAATTAGAAGCTGAATTTGTGAACCAACTTTCAGACTTACAATTAGATGCTCAACAGCATAAAGATGTTATTTTAGAAGAGTTAAAAGAAGTTAAACCTACGCCAAAACTGGAAACAATATCAGAATCAGAAGCACCTCAACCAGAAGTTTCTGCTGATGATTATACTAAAGAAGCAGATATGCTGTTTTCAGAAAAACGTTATGAAGATGCTTTTGCTATTTATGAGCAAGCGGTAAACATTAAATCTGATGATGCAGAAATTTGGCTCAAACGTGGTATTATTTTGAATAGACTAAAACGCTATAAAGAAGCTATTGCTTCTTACAACCAAGCTATCAAAATTAAACCTGATTATCATCAAGCTTGGTGTGATATTGGTGTTGCTTGCGGGAACTTAGGAAAACATAAAGAAGCCTTTAACTGTTTTGATAAAGCTACCCAAATTCAGCCAGATGATGGTGTAGCTTGGTTAAATCGGGGTTTGTCTTTGGTAGAGTTAGAACGTTATGAAGATGCACTTGCATCTTTTGATCAAGCGCTGCAATTTCAACCCAATTCTCCTAAGATTTTAGATAAACGTGGTTACACTTTGGTAAGATTAGGAAGGGATGACGAAGCGATCGCTGATTTTGACAAAACGCTAGAAATCAAATCAGACTATCCTAGTGCTTATTACAATAAAGCAGCCTGTTATGCGCTACAGAGAGAAGTAGAATTAGCTTTAGAAAATCTACAAACAGCAATTCAACTTAAACCTAGTTATAAGGAAGATGCTGCAACTGATATAGATTTTGATGATATTAAGCATGAGCCAAGTTTCCAAAAACTAATTCTCAGCTAA
- a CDS encoding FAD-dependent oxidoreductase produces MKNRHKMACHQKSLISLSLITTFLTPYSVAATTPRTPDKTVNCEILVVGGGLSGVATAYEGLLAGRTVCLTEITDWLGGQISSQGTSALDERPTQRAKQFYSRGYLELRNRIQRKYGKLNPGDCWVSDSCFLPRDAHNIMTQMLKEAEKRGRGKLQWFPNTVIKDLAISEDGKIINSAIAIQHQPATGAPPLNTATLSQTIEDAYRYENSPQLSKTLIRFLPKQTKNNTSKWYVVDTSETGEIIALADVPYRLGIDALSYLEPSSSSTTNDSYCTQGFTYTFAMESTKDPQNQVMPPFYPQYAPYFSYELARLANFDLVFTYRRIWSPQKGQPTTFNGVKFTAPTPGDISMQNWTWGNDYRPGTANDNLIYTRQQLQTSGQLNPGGWTGGLRTETLRKGEENALAYYYWLVAGNTDSQLGAGVKQPQPNNRLLTGLNSPMGTAHGLSKYPYMREGRRIIGRPSWGQPEGFGIWEIDISRRNYNDEYYRKNLPADMYRWLTAALAGLEAPSVISGQISPDKVMRRSRSTIFPDSVGIGHYAIDFHPCMTKSPAEAPGNTERAGERRGAGQAYPFQIALRAMIPQKIDNLLVGGKSIATSHIAAAAYRVHSFEWSSGAAAGTVASFAIKENIAPYQLVDDLPKQEPQLQVLKRLLEQNGNPTAFPDTSIFNQNWEDWR; encoded by the coding sequence ATGAAAAACAGACACAAAATGGCTTGTCACCAAAAATCTCTCATTAGTCTCAGCTTAATTACCACCTTTCTCACACCCTATTCCGTTGCTGCTACAACTCCACGCACTCCTGATAAAACCGTCAACTGTGAAATTCTTGTGGTTGGTGGTGGACTCTCTGGAGTTGCTACAGCTTATGAAGGGTTACTCGCAGGACGGACGGTTTGCTTAACGGAAATAACCGACTGGTTAGGTGGACAAATATCTTCTCAAGGTACATCTGCATTAGACGAAAGACCAACCCAACGAGCTAAACAATTCTATTCTCGTGGATATTTGGAATTAAGAAACCGCATTCAACGCAAATATGGCAAACTAAATCCTGGTGATTGTTGGGTAAGCGACTCTTGCTTTCTCCCCCGTGATGCTCACAACATCATGACACAAATGCTTAAAGAAGCTGAAAAACGGGGTAGAGGAAAGTTGCAATGGTTTCCCAATACAGTAATTAAAGATTTAGCAATTAGTGAAGATGGTAAAATCATTAATAGTGCGATCGCAATTCAACATCAACCAGCAACAGGCGCACCACCCCTAAACACCGCTACATTATCTCAAACCATTGAAGATGCTTATCGCTACGAAAACTCCCCACAATTAAGCAAAACTTTAATTCGCTTTCTCCCCAAACAAACTAAAAACAATACTTCCAAATGGTATGTTGTAGACACCAGCGAAACCGGGGAAATTATCGCTTTAGCCGATGTTCCTTACAGACTCGGAATTGATGCGCTTTCCTATTTAGAACCTTCATCTTCTAGCACTACCAACGACTCCTATTGTACCCAAGGTTTTACTTATACCTTTGCAATGGAGTCTACCAAAGACCCGCAAAATCAAGTAATGCCCCCATTCTATCCCCAATATGCGCCATATTTTAGCTATGAATTAGCGCGATTGGCAAATTTTGATTTAGTCTTTACCTACAGACGGATTTGGAGTCCGCAAAAAGGACAACCAACTACATTCAATGGGGTTAAGTTTACCGCACCCACACCAGGAGACATCTCCATGCAAAACTGGACTTGGGGGAATGACTACCGTCCAGGAACTGCTAATGATAATCTCATTTATACACGTCAACAATTACAAACTTCTGGACAGTTAAACCCTGGAGGTTGGACGGGGGGACTAAGAACCGAAACCCTCCGCAAAGGTGAAGAAAATGCCCTTGCTTATTATTACTGGTTAGTCGCGGGAAATACTGACTCCCAACTCGGTGCAGGTGTAAAGCAACCCCAACCAAATAACCGTTTGTTAACAGGGTTAAATTCTCCAATGGGAACTGCACACGGTTTATCAAAATACCCATATATGCGGGAAGGAAGACGCATTATCGGCCGTCCTAGTTGGGGACAACCGGAAGGTTTTGGAATTTGGGAAATTGATATTTCTCGCCGTAATTATAATGATGAGTATTACCGGAAAAACTTGCCCGCAGATATGTATCGTTGGTTAACAGCAGCACTGGCAGGTTTAGAAGCACCATCAGTAATTAGTGGTCAAATCTCTCCAGATAAGGTCATGCGGCGGAGTCGTTCAACGATTTTCCCTGATTCTGTGGGTATCGGTCATTACGCCATAGATTTCCATCCTTGCATGACAAAAAGTCCCGCTGAAGCACCTGGTAATACTGAACGTGCGGGAGAAAGACGGGGTGCTGGACAAGCATATCCTTTCCAAATTGCCCTCAGAGCCATGATTCCCCAAAAAATTGATAATTTATTAGTAGGGGGTAAAAGTATTGCTACCAGCCATATAGCTGCTGCTGCCTATCGGGTTCATTCCTTTGAATGGTCTTCTGGTGCGGCTGCGGGAACTGTGGCCAGTTTTGCAATCAAAGAAAATATTGCACCCTATCAATTAGTTGATGATTTACCTAAACAAGAACCGCAATTACAAGTTTTAAAACGGCTGTTGGAACAAAATGGTAATCCTACAGCTTTTCCTGATACTTCCATTTTTAACCAAAATTGGGAAGATTGGCGGTAG